In a single window of the Candidatus Binatia bacterium genome:
- a CDS encoding SDR family oxidoreductase, translating into MHPHSLRAVVTGASSGIGAAFAAQLARDGYDVIIVARNRARLETEAKQLRKEGAIAVEVIAADLTDAGDLQRVAKRLAEERGLDLLVNNAGFGTTGAFARLDPAKEEEEIRLNVVALVRLTRAALPRMITRGHGAIINVSSMAAFQPGPYTATYGATKAFVNSFTEALHEELRGTGVRVQALCPGFTRTAFQKRAGIDVSQIPSFVWMSPEAVVEASLAGLKRDEVVCVPGLANRALVTFTGVVPRSLTRRIAGTLGRRVLG; encoded by the coding sequence ATGCATCCTCATAGCCTCCGCGCCGTGGTAACGGGCGCATCATCCGGAATCGGTGCCGCCTTCGCCGCGCAGCTGGCCCGCGATGGCTACGATGTGATCATCGTGGCGCGGAACCGCGCGCGTCTCGAGACAGAAGCGAAGCAGCTGCGGAAAGAAGGCGCGATCGCCGTCGAAGTCATCGCCGCCGACCTGACGGATGCGGGTGACCTGCAGCGCGTCGCCAAGCGCCTTGCCGAGGAGCGGGGGCTCGACCTGCTGGTCAATAACGCCGGGTTCGGCACCACGGGTGCCTTTGCGCGGCTCGATCCCGCCAAAGAGGAAGAGGAGATCCGGCTCAATGTGGTGGCGCTGGTGCGGCTGACGCGCGCCGCCCTTCCGCGCATGATCACGCGCGGCCACGGCGCCATTATCAACGTGTCCTCGATGGCCGCATTCCAGCCCGGACCATACACGGCCACCTACGGCGCCACCAAGGCCTTCGTGAACTCGTTCACCGAAGCGCTGCACGAGGAGCTCCGTGGCACCGGGGTGCGCGTGCAAGCGCTCTGTCCCGGCTTCACGCGCACGGCTTTTCAGAAACGGGCAGGCATCGATGTGTCACAGATTCCCTCGTTCGTGTGGATGAGCCCCGAAGCCGTGGTGGAGGCTTCGCTTGCCGGCCTGAAGCGCGACGAGGTCGTCTGCGTGCCGGGTCTCGCCAACCGCGCCCTGGTGACGTTTACCGGTGTGGTGCCGCGAAGCCTGACGCGACGGATTGCCGGGACTCTG
- a CDS encoding isoprenylcysteine carboxylmethyltransferase family protein, with translation MLFLRSLIFTVLVPGTVTVAVPYVLQHSELAFRLGVPGTLRPLGVLPVALGVAVYLWCAWNFGVAGKGTPAPYDPPRVLVTRGLYRWARNPIYVGIVLILLGEGLIFDAGVLLLYGALLFLLFHLRVVLYEEPHLQAKFGASYGDYCQTVPRWVPSPRSRHR, from the coding sequence ATGCTTTTCCTCAGGAGTCTGATCTTTACCGTCCTTGTGCCAGGCACCGTCACCGTCGCTGTGCCCTACGTGTTGCAGCACAGTGAGCTGGCGTTTCGGCTCGGCGTACCGGGCACTCTGCGGCCGTTAGGCGTGCTCCCCGTCGCTCTCGGTGTCGCGGTCTATCTCTGGTGCGCATGGAATTTCGGGGTAGCAGGCAAGGGGACGCCCGCGCCCTATGATCCACCGCGTGTGCTGGTGACCCGGGGGCTTTATCGATGGGCGCGCAACCCGATTTATGTGGGTATCGTGCTCATCCTCCTCGGGGAAGGGCTGATCTTCGATGCAGGTGTACTCTTGCTCTACGGTGCGCTGCTCTTCTTGCTCTTCCACTTGCGAGTCGTTTTGTATGAGGAGCCGCATCTGCAGGCGAAGTTCGGCGCGAGCTACGGCGACTACTGCCAGACCGTGCCCCGTTGGGTTCCGAGCCCCAGATCTCGCCATCGTTGA